In Triticum urartu cultivar G1812 chromosome 6, Tu2.1, whole genome shotgun sequence, the following proteins share a genomic window:
- the LOC125513775 gene encoding uncharacterized protein LOC125513775 codes for MGLCDCLGECWDDCKWALACLAAVVAVIIIAVMVAAYSFAVQPSITVEDASLTRFALATTPVTSLGYNLSLKLVVRNRNWATTMKNTEPLEAAYKFDGQQFERVQVADKGDKHGPRKTRVYRLDSGSDSAYAALGNAGVAAYKEQNKTGEFELEVAVTGEVRYTLQLKKNKLSGTCKLKLKIDSPATAAVVFEKVKCKLEKEKKE; via the coding sequence ATGGGGCTCTGCGACTGCTTGGGCGAGTGCTGGGACGACTGCAAGTGGGCATTAGCGTGCCTCGCCGCCGTCGTCGCTGTCATCATCATCGCCGTCATGGTCGCCGCCTACAGCTTCGCCGTCCAGCCATCCATCACCGTCGAGGACGCCTCGCTGACCAGGTTTGCGCTGGCGACCACCCCGGTGACCTCGCTCGGGTACAACCTCTCCCTGAAGCTCGTCGTCCGCAACCGGAACTGGGCGACGACCATGAAGAACACGGAGCCGCTGGAGGCGGCGTACAAGTTCGACGGGCAGCAGTTCGAGCGCGTGCAGGTCGCCGACAAGGGCGACAAGCACGGCCCCAGGAAGACCCGGGTGTACCGCCTCGACTCGGGCTCAGACAGCGCCTACGCCGCGCTGGGCAACGCCGGCGTCGCCGCGTACAAGGAGCAGAACAAGACCGGGGAGTTCGAGCTGGAGGTGGCGGTCACGGGCGAGGTGCGGTACACGCTGCAGCTGAAGAAGAACAAGCTGTCGGGGACCTGCAAGCTCAAGCTGAAGATCGACTCGCCGGCGACGGCCGCCGTGGTGTTCGAGAAGGTGAAATGCAAGCtcgagaaggagaagaaggagtaG